The DNA segment GAAGTGTTTTCAGCATCCCCTGTAATGTTACCAGAACTGTCAGTATCCACGGTAATGTTGTCAGTATCCACAGTATTGTTATCAGAGTTGTCAGTATCCCCGGTAATATTATCAAAGTTGTCAGTATCCACGGTAATGTTATCAGTATCCACCGTAATAATATCAGAGTTGTCAGTAGCCACTGTAGTGTTATCAGAGTTGACAGTATCCACGGTTTTATTATCAGAGTTTTGAGTATCCACAGTATTGTTATCAGAGTTGTCAGTATCCACAGAAATAATATCAGAGCAATCAGTAACAACTGTATTGTTATCAGAGTTGTCACTATCTACAGTAGGGTTATCAGAGTTGTCAGTATGCAGTGAGTGTTATGATACTAAAGAAGAAAAGCCTAACCCTAGAATTGCACCTTACCAACGTATGTTTTGTATATCaccatgaatatatatatataactgatCTACAACAAAATGTAGCAACAGATAATATACAtaatcgttgtcaatataataaaattagatgcgactgtcatataagtgagaagtttagctacctataaaaccaggttcaatccacaattttctacataacagaatttaaagacatttgaaaatatatccGAAGTATCACCTAttggttatatttgtttttgtagaaAACGTTGTGAGTTGTTCCTTTTGTCAAATCAGACTATCATATAACAGTTGATCCATTGATCCACTGATGTttgatgtcattttttttttgtcggtTTGGTTGATTAATGTGATCAATCTGTTGTTTTTGATTGTCTCTTTGatgttttctgttttcaatCCAGTGCTTGTCGGCAAATTGGCGTTTCTTTAATGTTTTCTATCGTTGCCTTAATGTCTATTGGTAGGTTGGCAGTTATATAATAGTGGGTAGTTATCATCTGTTTCTATGACGTTTAAGCGTGGATTTACAATGGAAATAGTTGTTTAAAATGCATTGTAAGCtcatgttttgttaaatttgtaacAGCATATCGTTGCCTCGAAAATTGTCAGTTATCCAATTAGATTTATAGAGTTTGTTTGGGTTCTCTGTACAGTTGATGTTGCTGTCAATGAAACATCTATTACATAATTTTGGCTGATCATTATGGTGCTGCAACATGTTCGTGTTAACTCTGGTAGAAAGGTGTTTAACGTTCATTGTAGTATCTTGTATTGTGGTCCCTTGTACTTTTGTTGGATATGTCCGTTTGCTTTGTGAATTTATATTTCAGTAGTGGTAAAGTTTTATCAGATTTGTCAGTGTCTACTTTATAATTATGAGATTTGTCActatatattgtaatttaacGGTTTTCTCAGCATTCTCTATAGAGTTATCAAAATTGGTAGTATCCACTGTGGTGTTATGACATTTATCAATATCCACTGTGGTGTTATGACATTTGTCAGTATCCACTGTGGTGTTATGACATTTGTCAGTATCCACTGTGGTGTTAGGACATTTGTCAGTATCCACTGTGGTGTTATGACATTTGTCAGTATCCACTGTGGTGTTATTACATTTGTCAGTATCCACTGTGGTGTTATGACATTTATCAGTATCCACTGTGGTGTTACCAGAGTTATCAGTATCCACTGTGGTGTTATCAGAGTTATCAGTATCCACTGTGGTGTTACCAGAGTTATCAGTATCCACTGTGGTGTTACCAGAGTTATCAGCATAAGCTGCAGTTTTCTTAGATTTGTCAGTATCCACTGTAGagtaataaaatttgtttgtattCACTGTATGTGAAGAATCTTGTCAGTATTAAATGTAGTGTTAGCAAAGTTGTCAGTATCGGCTGTTGTGTTATCAAAGTTGTCAGTTTCTACGATAATGTTATCAGATTTGTCCGTATCAATGGTTGTGTTATCAGAGTTGTCAGTTTCTACGATATTGTTATCAGAATAGTCAGTATCGACTGCAGTGTTATCAAAGTTTACAGTATCGATCAATATCTACTGAAGAGTTATCAGAGTTGTGATGTTATCACAGTTGTCATGCAGTATTCACTACCTGTTGTCAGAGTTATCAATACCCATTGATGTGTTAGCAGAGTTTTCAGTATCAACTGCAGTGTTATCAAAGTTTTCAGTATCCACTTTAATGTTAGCAGAGTTGTCAGTATCAACTTTAGTGTTATCAGAGATGTTAGCATCAACTGTAGTGTTATTAGAGATGTTAGCATTAACTGTAGTTTTATCAGAGTTGTTAGCATCAACTGTAGTGTTATCAGAGTTGTTAGCATCAACTGTAGTGTTATCAGAGATGTTAGCATCAACTGTAGTGTTATCAGAGATGTTTGCATCAACTGTAGTGTTATCAGAGTTGTTAACATCAAATGTAGTGTTTTCTGAGATGTTAGCATCAACTGTAGTGTTATCAGAGATGTTTGCATTAACTGTAGTGTTATCAGAGATGTTAGCATGAACTGTAGTGTTATCAGAGTTGTTAGCATGAACTGTAGTGTTATCAGAGATGTTAGCATCAACTGTAGTGTTATCAGAGTTGTTAGCATGAACTGTAGTGTTGTCAGAGATGTTAGCATCAAATGTAGTGTTTTCAGAGATGTTAGCATCAACTGTGGTATTATCAGAGATGTTAGCATCAACTGTAGTGTTATCAGAGATGTTAGCATCAACTGTATTGTTATCAGAGTTGATAGCATCAACTGTAGTGTTATCAGAGATGTTAGCATCAACTGGAGTGTTATCAGAGATGTTTGCATCAACTGTAGTGTTATCAGAGTTGTTAACATCAAATGTAGTGTTATCAGAGTTGTTAGCATCAACTGTAGTGTTATCAGAGTTGTTAGCATCAACTGTAGTGTTATCAGAGATGTTTGCATCAACTGTAGTGTTATCAGAGTTGTTAACATCAAATGTAGTGTTTTCAGAGATGTAAGCATAAACTTTAGTGTTATCAGAGATGTTTGCATCAACTGTAGTGTTATCAGAGATGTTATCATCAACTGTAGTGTTATCAGAGTTATTAGCATCAACTGTAGTGTTATCAGAGATGTAAGCATCAAATGTAGTGTTATCAGAATTGTTAGCATCAACTGTAGTGTTATCAGAGATGTTAGCATCAAATGTAGTGTTTTCAGAGATGTTAGCATCAACTGTAGTATTATTATCAGAGATGTTAGCATCAACTGTAGTGTTATCAGATATGTTAGCATCAACTGTAGTGTTATCAGAGTTGTTAACATCAACTGTAGTGTTATCAGAGATGTTAGCATGAACTGTAGTGTTATCAGAGTTGTAAGCATCAAATGCAGTGTTATCAGAGATGTTAGCATGAACTGTAGTGTTATCAGAGTTGTAAGCATCAAATGTAGTGTTATCAGATGTGTCTGTTTCCACTGGAATATTATCAGAGATGTTATTATCGACTGTAAAGTTATAAGTATCCGAGTTGTCAGTGTCCACTGTAGTATTATTAGAGTGGTCAGTATCCATTGGTGTTGTATCATAGTTGTCAGTTTCTGCTATATCGTTATCAGGGTTATCGTTATATACTTAATAGATTTAGTCAGAATTCATTGAAGGATTATCATAACTGCTAGTATCTACTGCAGTGTTATCAGAGTTGACAGTATATAAGATAGTGTTATTATAGATGTCAGTATATACTGTGGTGTTTTCAGAATTCTCAGTATCCGTTGTAGTGTTATAAGAGTTGTCAGTATCCACTGTTATGTTGTCAGAAATGTCAGTTTCTATTgaaatgttatcaaaattggCAGTATCCACTGAAGTGTTTTCAGAATTGTCAGTATTCACCATTAGAGTTGTCGGAATGTGAGGATTCTACCAGTCCGGTAGCCTAACAGCATGAAAACTAGTAGAACAAAAaatgtccatagatttacgagttttgaacagcagtatactactgttgcctttatttattgttaGAAACATGATATTAGTAAATTTTTCGTTGTTAGAATCATGATATTAGTCAAATGTTATTGACATATGTTTTGTTAGCCATAATACCATTGTTAGACTCATTATCAATGCACGTATTATCAGTTCATGTGTAATCATTAAAATCATAATAAGTAGTTGTTTTTCGTGTTTTGGTTAGATATGTCGTTAATTATTATGTTATTGATGAAATCATGATAGTAACTATAGTGTTATTATTAGAACCATGATATTTGTCAATGTGTTATTGTTCATATCATGATATaagtcattgtgttattgttagaATCATGATATTAGTAAATGTGTTTTTGGTTATATCATCATATTAATTAATGTGTTATTGTTAGAGTCATGATATAAGTAAATGTGTTATTGTTAGACTCATGATATTAGTCAATGTGTTATTGTTAGAATCATGATATAAGTAAATGTGTTATTGTTAGACCCAAGATATTAGTCAATGTGTTATTGTTAGAATCATGATATAAGTAAACGTGTTATTGTTAGACCCATGATATAAGTAAATGTGTTATTGTTAGACCCATGATATTAGTAAAAGGGTTATTGTTAGACCCATGATATAAGTAAATGTGTTATTGTTAGACCAATGATATTAGTAAATGTATTATTGTTAGACCCATCATATTAGTAAATGTGTTATTgttagaccaatgatataaGTAAATGTGTTATTGTTAGACCCATGATATTAGTTTAATGTGTTATTGTTAGAATCATGATATTAGTAAATGTGTTATTGTTAGACCCATTATATTAGTTAATGTATTATTGTAAGAATCATGATATTAGTAAATGGGTTATTGTTAGACCCATTATATTAGTTAATGGTTTATTGTTAGAATCATGATATGAGCCAATGTGTTATTGTTAGGTAAATGTTATTAGTCAATGTGTTATTATCAGAACCATAATATTAGTAAATGTGGTATTGTTAGAATCATGATATTAGTCAATATGTTATTATTCAATATGTTATTGTTCAATATGTTATTGTTAGAATCATGATATTAGTCAATATGTTATTATTCAATATGTTATTGTTAGAATCATGATATGTGTCAATGTGTTATTGTTAGAATCATGCTTTTAGTCAATGTGTTATTGTTCAAATCCGGATATTTGTCACTGTGCTGTTGTTCAAATCATGATATTAGTCCATATGTTATTAATAGAAATATTAGTCGATGTGTTAGAACTATGatattataaaatgtgtttgaatCATGATACAAGTAAATGGGTTACTGTTTTATCAAGATATCAGTCAAATGTTATTGGCAGATATATCGTTCGACAGAATATAAACATTGCTAGACTCATTTTTAATCCATCTGTTATTAGTTCATGTGTAATCGTTAAAATCATGATTAGTAATTGCTAATCGTGTTATTGCTACATATGTCGTTAgattttatgttattgtttaaatCATGATTAAAGTCCATGtgtttttaatagaaatattaatGACTGTATTATTGTTAGAACGATTAAATCATTAAATGTGTTGGAATCATGATAGAAGTAAAtgtgttattgtcatttttatgatattaggtaaatgttatataaagatatattgtGCGCCATAATGTTATTGTTAGACTCAATATTAAATCACGTGTTATAAGTTCAGGAGTTATCTTTGAAATCATGATTAGTATACGATTTATCGTGTTATTGTTAGATGTGTCGTTAGTTATTGCTAAAATCGTGATATTAGTGGATGTATTATTGATAATATGATGCTGTTGTTCATAACGTTATTGTTAAAATCATGATTAGTCATTATGTTAGTCAAGATTATCTTGTCTTTATGTCCCTGTCATAGTAATACCTGCTCGGTGAGTTTTCGCTAAAGTACCGTTATTCGTTGTGTCaccttttgtattttaaattcgTATTTGTATCAGTGgtaatttgtttgttgttgttcgGTATGTTTTGTTATAGTATTTCATTTCATTACAACATTTACTGTGAGTTAACATAATTATCCAATTCTACCTATCGGTAAACATTTTGTTCAAGTATCGGTGGTTATCGGATTTATCATTAGTCATTTGGGGTAACTGGAAGACAAACACATAGTTATCGCGATATTTTGTGGCTATTCTGTTGTTCGTTAAACGATTGTAATTACACTTTGTTGTCAAATTagtcattttgttattgtcaaataagttattttgttattgtcaGATTTGTATCGCGCGGCAATATGCAAGATGACTTGTTATTCATGTTCTTATTAACAAATGTATAACGACATAACACATGATCGGTCATCCAGTTGTTGTCAGATGTATCGCCAaccactttatatatctatcaattATTATACATTCAACACACTGGTCATTGCGTTATttttaagttattaaaaaattatagtTGACCATTATAGACGAAGAAAGATTCATCGGTTATTGTCAGACTTGCCATTGCTACTTATTTGTCAGATTTAGAATTAACAATGTGTGAACTACGGTTAATAcaatgttattttcatattttcatatttatgaatttggtattgttttagTTTTGTAACGTTATAATCATTATCTGCCAGGTTAAGATGTTACTTTTAGATCTATCGTTGGCCATTCTGTTATTGTCAGATTTATAACTAATTATAGCCCTATTGTCAGATTTGTAACCGATTATCGTCTTATTGTCTGTTTTATAACTGAGTATCGCACTGTTGTCAGATTTGTCACTTCTTTTTATGTAATTGTTAAATTTATGcttgaataatttaattttggatgtaacgcgtcttctgattggctgacgttattttgttatgaatccatatacataatttagtcatcaacgttttttcatggttttctacggtttaaaatggaatttagaattaaattataagaaatgactgtaatattttttctgtcttttcgaaataacttaaaaaatgtggtgcacactgttaaataacccgctacgcgcgttattcagtgtgcaccacattttctatgttatttctttataggtagaaaaaatattacagtcattccttaagtATTTTGGAACGTCAACATTATCGTAAGTTGGTGTAATACTTATAGGTATATCTATCGTCAGTATGATAACTGGGCACATGCGTTTGTCCGTTAATAAGCCCTCACCGtgtgtttttgtaaaatttattttgttattgcaCATACATTTtaggtcatattttttttgttgaataaatcgCTGTCCTATATGTGCTATTGTCAGATTGGTAGTAGGTAATTGTACTTTATGAGAATTATAACCACTTTTTCATGCTAATTGCTTACTAGTTTATATTCCTTTGTATTTTGATACGTCCTTTGTCAGTCGTGGGTTCGTACTTTTATTAGATATATCGATCATTGGCTATTTTAAAGTAGGTTTAATATCAGTCATTATCGCATTGACATATTTAAGTTAGTCATTGTGTTAATGTCAGCTTTATGTTAGTCATTGTGTGAATTCTCTAGGTTTGTCATTGTGTTAATGTCAGAATTAAGTTGGTCATTGTGTTAATGTCAGATTTGAAATGATAATTGTATTAATGTTTTGAGATGTTCATGGCGGTATGGTAGCTTTAAGTTGTTCATTGTGTTAATGTTTTTAGTTTCTCATTGTGCTAATGATATACTTTTCTGATTGAcatatatttgcattttgttttttgctgCTTCCTTGTACAACTACGCCATTGTGTTGTTTGCAACTGTTCCATTGCCTGTTTTAGAATCGCAGCTATAATATTGCTCATTATGTTGTTTGCAGCTGTGTCATTGTCCATTTTATGTTGGTTGCATTATCATTGATTATTGTGCTTTTTGCATCTGTACCATCACTCATTGTATGTCGGGAGATTGATCACTGCTCATTGGATTGTTTGCAGCTGTTCCATTGCTCATTTTGTGTAAGCAG comes from the Mytilus trossulus isolate FHL-02 chromosome 3, PNRI_Mtr1.1.1.hap1, whole genome shotgun sequence genome and includes:
- the LOC134710607 gene encoding dentin sialophosphoprotein-like produces the protein MDTDHSNNTTVDTDNSDTYNFTVDNNISDNIPVETDTSDNTTFDAYNSDNTTVHANISDNTAFDAYNSDNTTVHANISDNTTVDVNNSDNTTVDANISDNTTVDANISDNNTTVDANISENTTFDANISDNTTVDANNSDNTTFDAYISDNTTVDANNSDNTTVDDNISDNTTVDANISDNTKVYAYISENTTFDVNNSDNTTVDANISDNTTVDANNSDNTTVDANNSDNTTFDVNNSDNTTVDANISDNTPVDANISDNTTVDAINSDNNTVDANISDNTTVDANISDNTTVDANISENTTFDANISDNTTVHANNSDNTTVDANISDNTTVHANNSDNTTVHANISDNTTVNANISDNTTVDANISENTTFDVNNSDNTTVDANISDNTTVDANISDNTTVDANNSDNTTVDANNSDKTTVNANISNNTTVDANISDNTKVDTDNSANIKVDTENFDNTAVDTENSANTSMVDTDKSKKTAAYADNSGNTTVDTDNSGNTTVDTDNSDNTTVDTDNSGNTTVDTDKCHNTTVDTDKYSDNSDNNTVVTDCSDIISVDTDNSDNNTVDTQNSDNKTVDTVNSDNTTVATDNSDIITVDTDNITVDTDNFDNITGDTDNSDNNTVDTDNITVDTDSSGNITGDAENTSAYTDNYDIMTLDTDNSDNTAVDCNSRY